The genomic DNA AAGGAACCCACTCGACCGACGATCGGGCGCGTTGGGTTTTGGAGGAGTTGTTCCTCAAAATGGCTAGCTGAGCTGCGGTTTTGGCCGTTTGAGAATGCTTGCAAAGGCTGCTGCGGAAATTCTGTTCCGGCGGGTGATATCAGCTGTCGGAGTTCGGGGAAGACACGTTTTGCCCGACTTTGTCCCGTTTTGCGGCATTTGGTGGGAGGTTACCGGAAAATAGTCGAGATATCCGACAGCGAACGCGTTGACAGGTAATTTGAAGAATTTGTACGATATGGGGCTTCGACAAGCTGATAAGTCAATATGTCCGCAAAGAGCGTTGCTCCTAATTCCGTAATCTGAGATTCCGTCATGGCCGTTCCAAAACGCAAGCATTCTAACAGTCGTACCAACAAGCGACGTTCGCACGATCACTTGAGCCGCAAGCAATTGACCTATTGCCCCCAGTGCAGCTCGGCAACGCCGACTCACACCGTATGCCCAAAGTGTGGGTACTACATGGGACGCACGATTGTTGAAGTCAACGAAGAGTAGACCGCAGCTCGGTTCATCTCATCTGACATCTCTACACTAAGCAATCGCAAATCGCTTGGATTTGCTGCATTGCCGTTGGTCTATGGACGCTCATGGTTTCGCTCGAAGTGCAAAAGATCGGTTTTCTGTTCCCCGGGCAAGGCGCTCAGTCCGTCGGCATGTGCCGCGACCTGATTGAGCAGAAGCCGGTTGCCCGCGAGGTGTTTGATCGCGCTTCGGCAATCCTGGGCTATGATCTGGCCGACGTTTGTCTGGCGGGCCCCGAAGAGCGGCTCTCGGCAACCGAATACAGCCAGCCAGCTCTGTTTGTCAGCAGTATCGCTGCAGTCGAGGTGCTGCGAGCCGAGCAGCCGCAGGTCGTTGAAAAAGCGACGGTCGCCGCGGGGCTGAGCCTTGGCGAATATACCGCTGTCTGTTTCGCTGGCGCCTTGGACTTCGAATCCGCTGTGCGATTGGTGCAGCGACGCGGTCAAGCGATGCAAGCCGCTGCCGATGCTGTCGAAAGCGGCATGTCGAGCGTGCTGGGCATGGACGCGGAAAAACTAGCCGCGTTGTGCGAACAGGTCGCGGAGCCGGGCGAAGTCTT from Rosistilla oblonga includes the following:
- the rpmF gene encoding 50S ribosomal protein L32, with amino-acid sequence MAVPKRKHSNSRTNKRRSHDHLSRKQLTYCPQCSSATPTHTVCPKCGYYMGRTIVEVNEE
- the fabD gene encoding ACP S-malonyltransferase, which produces MVSLEVQKIGFLFPGQGAQSVGMCRDLIEQKPVAREVFDRASAILGYDLADVCLAGPEERLSATEYSQPALFVSSIAAVEVLRAEQPQVVEKATVAAGLSLGEYTAVCFAGALDFESAVRLVQRRGQAMQAAADAVESGMSSVLGMDAEKLAALCEQVAEPGEVLQIANLLCPGNIAVSGHKTALARLEPAAAEAGAMKVVPLSVAGAFHTPLMASAVEALTEALAEMPIVEAKIPVVSNVDASAHTLPDEIRSLLARQVVNPVRWEDSVRQMIADGTEGFLEVGAGRVLRGILRRIDRKMPADGFGDAK